The Maylandia zebra isolate NMK-2024a linkage group LG7, Mzebra_GT3a, whole genome shotgun sequence genome contains a region encoding:
- the tgm2l gene encoding protein-glutamine gamma-glutamyltransferase 2 encodes MANHKGLISDVDLRSRENNSAHRTREIDQKRLIVRRGQPFSITVQCNGSLPPKHHLDLVLHLGKRDEVEIKVQKVHGAGDKWWFNQQGAQDEMLLTLHSPADAIIGQYSLAVLLMSPDGRVLEKKDKMSFHLLYNPWCKDDVVYLPDETQLQEYIMNEEGIIYMGTWEYIKSIHWNYGQFEDYVMDICFEVLNNSNDALRDSQMDIEQRFDPVYVSRIITAMVNSNDDRGVLTGRWTEPYSDGVAPYRWTGSAPILRQWSKAGVRAVKYGQCWVFAAVACTVLRCLGIPTRLITNFSSAHDVDGNLSIDFLLDENLQPLESRGGRDSSWNFHCWVESWMRRDDLPKGNDGWQVLDPTPQELSDGVFCCGPCPVTAVREGNLGVKYDAPFVFAEVNADIIHWIVQRNGQRRKIRVDQTTVGRNISTKSVYGDFRDDVTVQYKYPEGSKKEREVYEKAGRRVTDVLSDSSEPGRLQLSIKHAKPVFGTDFDVIIEVKNEGDQDAHVQLTMLATAVTYSSLYRGNCQKQTTTVMVPAHKAQQEVLRLRYDDYAQCVSDDHLIRVKAFVEAPGENEPLLTVTDIPLSRPDVFIQVPGKAFVREQVKASISFTNPLPVPLKGGVFTVEGAGLLSSTKIHVSGDISPGQTVSIVVSFSPMRTGVRKLLVDFDSDRLKDVKGVTTVVVRKKYRNIFAEITEFY; translated from the exons ATGGCCAACCACAAAG GTTTGATTAGTGATGTGGATCTGAGAAGTCGTGAGAACAACTCGGCACACCGCACCAGGGAGATCGATCAGAAGCGCTTGATTGTCCGTAGGGGTCAGCCCTTCTCCATCACTGTGCAGTGTAATGGCTCTTTGCCCCCCAAACACCACTTGGATCTAGTCCTGCACCTCG GTAAGAGAGACGAGGTGGAGATCAAGGTTCAGAAGGTGCATGGAGCTGGGGACAAGTGGTGGTTTAACCAGCAGGGAGCACAAGATGAAATGCTGCTGACTCTGCACAGTCCAGCAGATGCTATCATTGGCCAGTACAGTCTGGCTGTGCTGCTGATGTCACCGGACGGACGCGTTTTAgagaaaaaggacaaaatgaGTTTCCACCTGCTCTATAACCCCTGGTGCAAAG ATGATGTGGTGTATCTGCCTGACGAGACTCAGCTTCAGGAGTACATCATGAACGAAGAAGGAATAATCTACATGGGGACCTGGGAATACATCAAAAGCATTCACTGGAATTATGGacag tttgaGGACTATGTGATGGACATCTGTTTTGAAGTCCTGAATAACTCCAACGATGCTCTGCGAGACTCACAGATGGACATTGAGCAGAGATTTGACCCCGTCTACGTCAGCAGGATCATCACTGCAATG GTGAACTCTAATGATGACAGAGGAGTGCTGACTGGGCGCTGGACTGAGCCGTACTCTGATGGAGTTGCACCGTACCGGTGGACCGGCAGCGCACCGATCCTCCGTCAGTGGAGCAAAGCTGGGGTCAGAGCAGTGAAATATGGCCAGTGCTGGGTGTTTGCTGCTGTTGCATGTACAG TGCTGCGCTGTCTGGGAATCCCAACACGCCTCATCACCAACTTCTCTTCAGCTCATGATGTCGATGGAAACCTCTCTATAGACTTCCTGTTGGATGAAAACCTGCAACCACTGGagagcagaggagggagagacagCAGCTG GAATTTCCACTGTTGGGTGGAGTCTTGGATGAGGAGAGATGATCTCCCCAAAGGAAATGATGGCTGGCAGGTTTTAGATCCCACCCCTCAAGAACTCAGCGATG GGGTTTTCTGCTGTGGTCCGTGCCCTGTGACGGCCGTCCGGGAGGGAAATCTGGGAGTGAAGTACGATGCTCCgtttgtgtttgcagaggtGAACGCTGACATCATCCACTGGATCGTTCAGAGAAATGGCCAACGGAGAAAA ATCAGAGTGGACCAGACCACTGTGGGTAGGAACATCAGCACCAAAAGTGTTTATGGGGACTTCAGAGACGACGTCACTGTGCAATACAAATATCCTGAAG GATCCAAGAAGGAGAGAGAAGTGTACGAGAAGGCGGGGCGTCGGGTGACAGACGTCCTCAGTGACAGCTCAGAACCAGGACGACTGCAGCTGTCCATCAAGCACGCCAAGCCTGTGTTTGGGACAGACTTTGATGTGATTATTGAG GTGAAGAATGAAGGAGACCAGGATGCTCACGTCCAGCTGACCATGCTGGCTACGGCTGTTACTTACAGCTCTCTCTATCGGGGGAACTGCCAGAAGCAGACCACCACTGTGATGGTGCCTGCTCACAAAG CTCAGCAGGAAGTGCTGCGTCTGCGCTACGATGACTATGCCCAGTGTGTCTCAGACGATCATCTGATCAGGGTGAAAGCATTCGTAGAGGCTCCAGGCGAGAACGAGCCCCTCCTGACTGTGACTGACATCCCACTCAGCAGACCTGACGTCTTCATACAG GTTCCTGGGAAGGCTTTTGTTCGTGAACAAGTAAAAGCTTCCATCTCCTTCACCAATCCCTTACCAGTTCCACTGAAAGGAGGTGTGTTCACTGTGGAGGGCGCAGGCCTACTCTCTTCCACTAAGATCCATGTTAG TGGGGACATTTCTCCAGGACAGACGGTGTCCATTGTGGTGTCCTTCTCACCCATGAGGACTGGGGTGAGGAAGCTGCTGGTGGACTTTGACTCTGACCGACTGAAAGATGTCAAGGGAGTCACCACAGTGGTCGTCCGCAAGAAGTACAGAAATATCTTTGCTGAAATTACCGAATTTTATTAA
- the pllp gene encoding plasmolipin, with protein sequence MADFPSKVTTETSVPNSQNSHGGNSIRGLPGSISSRVDFSFIRSIPAMLMIAEIVFGLLHWALIAGTSIVGGAYGWVLFVAITLWILTTILFFVILFGVTQTLPAVPWPLTVMVYFSAATVLYLTAFITNAAYVAPFHGLYIYGHLAAAAFFGAVVTFVYAASAFFSYLDWKGDGGNAATNTVPT encoded by the exons ATGGCAGACTTCCCGTCCAAAGTTACCACAGAGACCAGCGTCCCTAACTCCCAGAACTCCCACGGTGGGAACAGCATCCGAGGGCTGCCTGGAAGCATATCCTCCAGGGTGGACTTTTCATTTATCCGAAGCATCCCAGCTATGCTGATGATCGCTGAAATT GTTTTTGGGCTGCTCCACTGGGCGCTGATAGCAGGCACCTCTATAGTGGGAGGAGCGTATGGCTGGGTATTGTTTGTCGCCATCACTCTGTGGATCCTCACCACCATCCTCTTCTTCGTCATCCTGTTTGgtgtcacacaaacactgcCTGCTGTCCCATGGCCCCTGACG GTGATGGTGTATTTTAGCGCAGCCACAGTCCTCTATCTCACTGCTTTCATCACCAACGCAGCTTATGTGGCTCCCTTCCACGGGCTCTATATCTATGGACATTTGGCAGCTGCTGCA TTCTTTGGTGCTGTGGTGACCTTTGTGTACGCAGCCAGTGCTTTCTTCTCCTACTTGGACTGGAAGGGGGACGGAGGAAACGCCGCCACCAACACAGTGCCGACTTAG
- the arl2bp gene encoding ADP-ribosylation factor-like protein 2-binding protein isoform X2 — protein sequence MRAKIRSSGDNMVNVFDTDEEHFAISSSSAADTAFDGVIGCIEDIIMEDDFQQIQQIFMEKHYREFDDSDENKLSYTPIFNEYVDLLEKYLEQQLMERIPGFSMDTFKELLMQHKEEVSGDIFDMLLTFTDFMAFKEMFLQYRAEKEGRCPDLSQGLVVTSLNLGGSKHADFNESQ from the exons ATGAGAGCAA AAATCCGGAGTAGTGGAGACAACATGGTAAACGTGTTCGATACGGACGAGGAGCACTTTGCTATTTCCAG TTCCTCGGCTGCAGACACGGCCTTCGATGGAGTTATTGGCTGCATAGAGGACATCATCATGG AGGACGACTTCCAGCAGATTCAGCAGATTTTCATGGAGAAACATTACCGTGAGTTTGATGACTCTGATGAGAACAAGCTCAGCTACACGCCCATCTTTAATGAATAT GTTGACCTGCTGGAAAAATACCTGGAGCAGCAGCTGATGGAGAGAATTCCCGGCTTCAGCATGGACACCTTTAAAGAGTTACTCAT GCAGCACAAGGAGGAAGTGTCAGGTGACATCTTTGACATGTTGCTGACGTTCACTGACTTCATGGCTTTCAAGGAGATGTTTCTGCAATATAGAGCT GAAAAGGAGGGCCGGTGTCCAGACCTGAGTCAGGGACTGGTGGTCACATCTCTGAACCTTGGAGGCTCCAAGCATGCTGACTTTAATGAATCTCAGTGA
- the arl2bp gene encoding ADP-ribosylation factor-like protein 2-binding protein isoform X1 — protein sequence MDIREPEIRSSGDNMVNVFDTDEEHFAISSSSAADTAFDGVIGCIEDIIMEDDFQQIQQIFMEKHYREFDDSDENKLSYTPIFNEYVDLLEKYLEQQLMERIPGFSMDTFKELLMQHKEEVSGDIFDMLLTFTDFMAFKEMFLQYRAEKEGRCPDLSQGLVVTSLNLGGSKHADFNESQ from the exons ATGGACATCAGGGAGCCGG AAATCCGGAGTAGTGGAGACAACATGGTAAACGTGTTCGATACGGACGAGGAGCACTTTGCTATTTCCAG TTCCTCGGCTGCAGACACGGCCTTCGATGGAGTTATTGGCTGCATAGAGGACATCATCATGG AGGACGACTTCCAGCAGATTCAGCAGATTTTCATGGAGAAACATTACCGTGAGTTTGATGACTCTGATGAGAACAAGCTCAGCTACACGCCCATCTTTAATGAATAT GTTGACCTGCTGGAAAAATACCTGGAGCAGCAGCTGATGGAGAGAATTCCCGGCTTCAGCATGGACACCTTTAAAGAGTTACTCAT GCAGCACAAGGAGGAAGTGTCAGGTGACATCTTTGACATGTTGCTGACGTTCACTGACTTCATGGCTTTCAAGGAGATGTTTCTGCAATATAGAGCT GAAAAGGAGGGCCGGTGTCCAGACCTGAGTCAGGGACTGGTGGTCACATCTCTGAACCTTGGAGGCTCCAAGCATGCTGACTTTAATGAATCTCAGTGA